The uncultured Cohaesibacter sp. genome segment GGGGTTTCCCGGCTCGGTTTGAACGCCCAGATCCTTGAGGGTTACAATGCGATTGCCGCGCAGGTCATTGGCACAGACCAGATAGTCTCTCTCTTCCATATAGGTGAGCAGAAAGCGGGCGCGCGACGGGGAACGGGTGCCGTAGGCCGTGGCCAGCTCAAGATTGGTGGGGCAGGGCTTTTTGCCCAAGGCCGCCTTGGCGAGCAGCAAATAGACGCCTCGCATATCTTCTGGCAATTGTTCGGCGATCAGGCTTGCCTGTTTCCACTGATCCTCATCAAGGCTGTCTTCCTTGTCATCGACGCCTGCGCGCGCGACGGCCAAGATCTGGCGGAATTCCTGCAGTTCCGGGGTGCGCTTGAGGCGCTTTTCAATGCGGCAGCGGACCTGAAAATCCTGATAGAGCACCGAAATCGGCTGATAGGCAGCGTCAGGGTCTTCGAGCAGATCGGTGAGGATCTGATGGAGGATCTCGTCGCGTTCTTCGGTGCTGAGGCCCGGATCAAGATCGAGTTGGGGCTCTGTTTCCCCTTCAAATTGCTGATCAAGGCGCAGGTTGGTCAGTTGCTGGAGAATCTCGGAGGTGGTCTTGGCGGGTGGGGCCACGGCGCGGCGGGGTTCATGGTCTCCGCTTGGCTTGAACAGCAGATCGTCGACGGTATCGCGATTGACCTCAGGCAGCGGCATCAATTTGGGGCTGGTGGAGCGGGCCGAGGTTTCCACAGCACCGATCTTGACGGTTTCCGAGCGGCGATAAAGGGCAGGACCGAGGGCGACGAATTGGCCACGATCAAGATTGCGGAAGGTTTCCGCCTGACGGCGCTCAAGGCCAAGCAGGTCGGCAGCGCGGGCCATGTCAATGTCAAGGAAGGTCCGCCCCATCAGGAAGTTTGATGCCTCGGCTGCGACGTTTTTGGCGAGCTTTGCCAGACGCTGGGTGGCGATGATGCCTGCAAGACCGCGTTTTCGGCCGCGGCACATCAGGTTGGTCATGGCGGCGAGCGAGGTGCGGCGGGCCTCCTCGCTCACTTCGCCACCTGCGGCGGGGGCGAAGAGCTGGGCCTCATCGACCACAACGACGACCGGATACCAATAGTCACGCTCGATATCAAACAGGCCATTCAGGAATGCGGCAGCAGCGCGCATCTGGCGGTCGGCATCCAGCCCCTCAAGATTGAGGACGGCGGAAATGCGATGCTGACGCACTCTGGCGGCGATCATGGTGAGGTCGTCTTCGGTGCCGATGGCGTCGACGACCGCATGGCCATATTTTTCAGCCAACGTGACGAAATCCCCTTCCGGGTCAATGACGACCTGTTGAACCCATGGAGCGCTCTGCTCCAAGAGCCGCCGTAGCAGGTGGGATTTGCCTGAGCCGGAGTTGCCCTGAACCAGCAGCCGGGTTGCCAGCAATTCTTCCAGATCCATAAGGGCAGGCTGGCCCAGTTTCATGGTTCCGAGATCAATGCTGACGGTCATACGGATACTGCTCTGAATGAGAGGAGGGGACGGGCGAGGAAAATCGCCGATTCGGGTGACTTGCGCAAGAAATGGGTGGCTGTAATGGCAAACTGATTGTTACTGGTGGATGCCTTGTTAGGAACGGAGAAGCGTCATGACCAGTAAGAGCGTCGAAAACACCACATCTGGTGCCATTCAGCAAGCGATGGGGCTGCGCGAATGGGCCATGTTGCTGATTTTGTCGCTGGTCTGGGGCGGGTCCTTCTTTTTTGTCGAGGTTGCGGTTACGCAATTGCCGACCCTGACCATTGTTTTCTCAAGGGTTCTGTTGGCAGCCATCGCCCTTTGGGGCGTGATCCTGCTGACCGGGCGGTCGATTCCGCGTTCCTTCAAGGTGTGGCGGACGTTTCTGGTGATGGGGTTGCTTAACAATGTCATTCCCTTCGCGTTGATTGCCTGGGGGCAGAAGTCGATTGCCTCGGGGCTTGCTTCCATCCTTAATGCCTCAACGCCACTCTTCACCATTCTGGTGGCTGGCATGGTGTTGGCAGATGAGCGGCTGACCTTGCGCAAGGGAGTGGGCGTGGTCATCGGTTTTGTCGGTGTGGTCATCATGATTGGTGGCGATGCGCTTTCTGGCATCGGGCAGAGCGTCTGGGCGCAATTGGCGGTGTTGGGGGCTGCCTTGTCCTATGCCTTTGCCGGGGTGTTTGGGCGACGCTTCAAGGCGTTGGGGGTGGAGCCGGTGATGACCGCCGCCGGGCAGGTGACCGCTTCGAGCCTGCTGTTGTTGCCAATGGTGCTGCTGTTTGACGCGCCCTGGATGCTGTCCATGCCTTCGCTTGGAGCGGTATCGGCTCTGGTGGCCTTGGCTCTGGTTTCCACAGCGTTTGCCTATATTCTCTATTTTCAAATTTTGGAACGGGCAGGGGCGACCAATCTGTTGCTCGTTACCTTCCTCATTCCGGTCTCTGCCATTCTGCTCGGCGCCCTTGTGCTTGATGAACGGCTGGCTCCGCTGCATTTTGTTGGTATGGGGCTGATCGGTTGCGGTCTGGCGGCGATTGACGGTCGATTGCTGGCCTT includes the following:
- a CDS encoding ATP-binding protein: MTVSIDLGTMKLGQPALMDLEELLATRLLVQGNSGSGKSHLLRRLLEQSAPWVQQVVIDPEGDFVTLAEKYGHAVVDAIGTEDDLTMIAARVRQHRISAVLNLEGLDADRQMRAAAAFLNGLFDIERDYWYPVVVVVDEAQLFAPAAGGEVSEEARRTSLAAMTNLMCRGRKRGLAGIIATQRLAKLAKNVAAEASNFLMGRTFLDIDMARAADLLGLERRQAETFRNLDRGQFVALGPALYRRSETVKIGAVETSARSTSPKLMPLPEVNRDTVDDLLFKPSGDHEPRRAVAPPAKTTSEILQQLTNLRLDQQFEGETEPQLDLDPGLSTEERDEILHQILTDLLEDPDAAYQPISVLYQDFQVRCRIEKRLKRTPELQEFRQILAVARAGVDDKEDSLDEDQWKQASLIAEQLPEDMRGVYLLLAKAALGKKPCPTNLELATAYGTRSPSRARFLLTYMEERDYLVCANDLRGNRIVTLKDLGVQTEPGNPD
- a CDS encoding DMT family transporter — translated: MTSKSVENTTSGAIQQAMGLREWAMLLILSLVWGGSFFFVEVAVTQLPTLTIVFSRVLLAAIALWGVILLTGRSIPRSFKVWRTFLVMGLLNNVIPFALIAWGQKSIASGLASILNASTPLFTILVAGMVLADERLTLRKGVGVVIGFVGVVIMIGGDALSGIGQSVWAQLAVLGAALSYAFAGVFGRRFKALGVEPVMTAAGQVTASSLLLLPMVLLFDAPWMLSMPSLGAVSALVALALVSTAFAYILYFQILERAGATNLLLVTFLIPVSAILLGALVLDERLAPLHFVGMGLIGCGLAAIDGRLLAFVRRS